A single window of Danio rerio strain Tuebingen ecotype United States chromosome 15, GRCz12tu, whole genome shotgun sequence DNA harbors:
- the neu4 gene encoding sialidase-4 isoform X1, with the protein MGSQYYPARSILFQKEPSGVTYRVPALIYIPRSSCFLAFCEERLTPADAQAHLLVMRKGTFYKNYVEWKDMEVLSTARLEGYRSMNPCPVYDEFTDTIFLFFIAVLGHTSESYQLITGKNVTRLCYVSSCDQGDTWSNATDLTRTLIGDTIKEWATFAVGPGHGTQLKSGRLIIPAYAYHIDCRNCFGKTCKTSPHSFCFYSDTHGNVWHFGQALSEPNSVECQMVSVDEEDGVNLLYCNARSISGYRVQAVSFDHGTFFQDGQLVHKLLEPRNGCHGSVIGFPAPIFQLERFKSIYNSLELSAAPRSPKNFLPPTWVVYSHPTCPNSRRDLGVYLSLLPRDPDSWSGPWIIYDGPSAYSDLAYVDLMSSDAAGVTVFACLFESGTKTAYDEISFCIFTLYELIDHLPQDQEKTTLLKRKRIWERCFIC; encoded by the exons ATGGGGTCTCAATACTACCCAGCACGATCCATACTTTTCCAAAAGGAGCCGAGTGGAGTTACATACCGTGTGCCAGCTCTGATCTACATCCCTCGCTCCAGCTGTTTCTTGGCCTTCTGTGAGGAGAGACTGACTCCAGCAGACGCTCAAGCACATCTGCTGGTCATGCGCAAAGGGACGTTTTACAAAAACTATGTGGAA TGGAAAGACATGGAGGTGCTCAGTACAGCTCGACTGGAGGGCTACCGATCCATGAACCCATGCCCCGTTTATGACGAGTTTACTGACACGATCTTCTTGTTTTTTATTGCTGTCCTGGGGCACACTTCTGAGTCTTATCAGCTAATTACAGGAAAAAACGTGACGCGTCTTTGTTACGTTTCCAGCTGTGACCAGGGGGACACCTGGAGCAACGCTACAGATCTCACCAGGACACTGATAGGGGACACTATAAAAG AGTGGGCCACTTTTGCTGTTGGTCCAGGTCACGGAACGCAGTTGAAATCTGGAAGGCTAATAATCCCTGCATATGCCTACCACATTGACTGCAGAAACTGCTTCGGCAAGACGTGCAAGACCTCGCCACACtcgttttgtttttacagtgacaCACATGGAAACGTGTGGCATTTTGGACAGGCGTTGTCTGAGCCTAACAGTGTGGAGTGTCAGATGGTGTCAGTGGATGAAGAAGATGGAGTCAACCTTTTGTACTGTAATGCGCGTAGCATTTCAGGCTACCGGGTGCAAGCTGTCAGCTTTGATCATGGAACTTTCTTTCAAGATGGCCAGCTGGTGCACAAACTACTGGAACCCAGAAACGGGTGCCATGGCAGCGTGATCGGATTTCCAGCCCCAATCTTCCAGCTCGAGCGGTTTAAGTCCATCTACAACTCACTTGAACTCAGCGCAGCTCCGAGGTCTCCAAAGAACTTCCTTCCACCAACATGGGTAGTATATAGTCACCCAACCTGTCCAAATTCCCGTCGTGACCTGGGGGTTTACCTCAGTCTTCTGCCTCGAGACCCAGACAGTTGGTCAGGACCTTGGATTATATATGACGGCCCTAGTGCATACTCAGACTTGGCGTATGTTGACCTGATGTCTTCTGATGCCGCAGGGGTCACCGTCTTTGCCTGTCTCTTTGAAAGCGGCACCAAGACAGCTTATGATGAGATTTCCTTCTGCATATTCACACTGTATGAGCTCATTGACCACCTTCCCCAAGACCAAGAAAAAACAACATTGCTGAAGAGGAAACGAATCTGGGAGCGCTGCTTTATCTGCTGA
- the wdr53 gene encoding WD repeat-containing protein 53, producing the protein MSCVWTGGHGTSILCAGVSCESESLVATGAEGGELTLWSHDGSPVSKLRMSADDDVTCVAFSPSAPCMLYASYGRTVAVLDSRNLKSAVAELADAGEEEINCVSVNEAGGALAAADDSGAVRIIDLQQEKVVRTLRKHDNICSSVTFRPHRPQSLVSAGLDMQVSLWNLPKVRPLWTYSLQDTQEEDAHPQKAGQMFNPPLAHCIDVTSCGDVFACAAEDGYVHLLRVSEDSRLRERAMFKAHSQGASQARFINFLSQPYWLATGGNDGLVALWDISREDVLARKSKGHKRRQKGRAKKKPEAQATHTKSEEEEASSSSCSSETAGGKNEPKLTFQHGEKVNWICPAVLKGKKSLLVTDQRPSPTVYSLDQL; encoded by the exons ATGTCCTGCGTATGGACTGGTGGTCATGGCACATCTATTCTTTGTGCCGGAGTGTCCTGTGAATCGGAGAGTTTAGTGGCGACCGGAGCAGAAGGAGGTGAACTGACCCTGTGGAGTCACGATGGGTCGCCCGTGTCCAAACTGCGCATGAGCGCTGACGATGATGTCACGTGTGTCGCTTTCTCCCCGTCAGCGCCCTGCATGCTGTACGCCTCTTACGGACGGACTGTCGCTGTACTGGACAGCAGGAATCTGAAGAGCGCTGTGGCAGAGCTGGCAGATGCAGGTGAGGAGGAGATAAACTGTGTGTCGGTGAATGAGGCCGGTGGTGCGCTCGCTGCAGCCGATGATTCTGGAGCCGTGAGGATCATCGATCTACAGCAGGAGAAAGTGGTCAGGACGCTGCGCAAACACGACAACATCTGCTCGTCCGTGACCTTCCGACCGCACAGGCCTCAGAGTTTAGTGTCTGCAGGGCTTGACATGCAG GTATCGTTGTGGAACCTGCCGAAAGTGCGTCCGCTCTGGACCTACAGTTTGCAGGACACGCAGGAAGAAGATGCTCATCCGCAGAAAGCAGGACAGATGTTCAACCCCCCCCTGGCGCACTGCATTGATGTCACTTCCTGTGGTGACGTGTTTGCGTGTGCGGCTGAGGACGGGTATGTGCATCTCTTGCGCGTGTCTGAAGACTCCAGGCTGCGGGAACGAGCGATGTTCAAGGCTCATAGTCAGGGAGCGTCGCAGGCTCGCTTTATTAACTTCCTGTCACAGCCGTACTGGTTGGCCACCGGAGGAAACGATGGACTCGTGGCTCTCTGGGACATCAGCAGAGAGGATGTGTTGGCCAGAAAGAGTAAAGGACACAAAAGGAGACAGAAAGGCAGAGCCAAGAAAAAGCCGGAAGCTCAAGCAACCCACACGAAGAGCGAGGAAGAGGAAGCCAGCAGTTCTTCCTGTAGTTCAGAGACAGCGGGCGGGAAAAACGAGCCCAAATTGACCTTTCAGCATGGAGAGAAGGTGAACTGGATTTGTCCAGCTGTGTTAAAAGGAAAGAAGAGTCTGCTGGTGACGGACCAACGTCCCAGCCCTACTGTGTATTCACTGGATCAGCTTTAA
- the panx1a gene encoding pannexin-1a (The RefSeq protein has 3 substitutions compared to this genomic sequence) encodes MAIAHAATEYVFADFVLKDPASENRYKGIRLDLALDKIVTCVAVGLPLLLISLAFAQEVSVGTQISCFAPTAFSWCQAAYVDSYCWAAVQKQDTGGLPLWLHKFFPYILLLVAVSVYMPALFWRFTGAPVLSSDLTFIMEELDRSYNRAIKLAKCLHTAGKVETPPAPVDTNSSVIDLTESYFKYPLVEQYLRTKRYSKGLLIRYLLCRTITVLALTLACIYLCYYISLSTTDEFSCDIRSGVVVNDSSVPPALQCKLVAVGIFQLLSYINLSVYLLLLPLCMFAMLVPFRRTKGFLKPFEMLPTIGVMQFGQATWDDLALYLLFLEENLSELKSYKCLKVLELLKEQGDESFDPMLLLRTLGQVKTDVVDGRLPQKDQKISSTNNGDTELKEFAPLLPEDCLRKHEDEKAVRQRVI; translated from the exons ATGGCTATAGCGCACGCGGCCACGGAGTACGTGTTCGCGGATTTTGTGCTGAAGGACCCGGCGTCAGAAAACAGGTATAAAGGCATTCGCTTAGATTTAGCCCTGGATAAAATAGTCACCTGTGTCGCCGTGGGTCTACCTTTGCTTCTCATTTCTCTAGCCTTCGCTCAGGAAGTTTCTGTCG gTACACAGATCAGTTGTTTCGCCCCTACAGCGTTCTCATGGCGTCAGGCAGCTTACGTGGATTCATACTGTTGGGCAGCAGTGCAGAAACAGGACACTGGAGGCCTTCCTTTATGGCTGCATAAG TTTTTCCCTTATATCCTGCTGCTGGTGGCAGTGTCAGTTTACATGCCAGCGTTGTTTTGGCGGTTTACAGGAGCCCCGGTGCTTTCTTCTGACCTCACATTTATAATGGAAGAACTGGACCGTTCCTACAACAGAGCCATCAAATTGGCTAAATGCCTTCACACTGCAGGAAAAGTAGAAACACCGCCAGCTCCAGTGGATACAAACAG CTCTGTGATAGACCTCACTGAGAGCTATTTTAAATATCCTCTGGTGGAGCAGTACTTGAGGACCAAGCGCTACTCTAAAGGATTACTGATCCGCTACCTTCTTTGCCGCACCATCACTGTCTTGGCCCTCACTCTAGCCTGCATCTACCTTTGCTATTACATCAGCCTCTCCACCACCGATGAGTTTTCGTGTGACATCCGCTCTGGTGTGGTTGTCAATGACTCCTCCGTGCCTCCAGCCCTGCAGTGCAAGCTAGTTGCTGTGGGCATCTTTCAGCTCCTGAGCTACATCAATCTTTCAGTGTATTTGCTGCTGTTGCCATTGTGCATGTTTGCCATGTTGGTTCCATTCAGAAGGACCAAGGGCTTCCTGAAGCCTTTCGAGATGTTGCCCACAATAGGTGTGATGCAGTTTGGGCAGGCGACCTGGGATGATCTTGCTCTGTATCTGCTGTTTCTGGACGAGAACCTCAGTGAGCTGAAGAGCTATAAGTGCCTTAAG GTATTAGAGTTGTTAAAAGAGCAGGGAGATGAGTCTTTTGACCCCATGTTGCTGTTGCGGACACTTGGACAGGTTAAAACAGATGTGGTGGACGGCAGATTACCGCAAAAGGACCAGAAAATCTCCAGCACTAATAATGGGGACACAGAGCTGAAAG AGTTTGCTCCTCTGCTGCCGGAGGACTGCTTGCGAAAGCATGAAGACGACAAGGCTGTCCGCCAGAGGGTCATCTAA